The DNA segment atcacaccaaactgacattgaaattaaagacacgtgaaaatagattattgacGGAATGTTTTACAACCCTGTCCGTCCAAACGACGGACAATGAGAACGTCTAGTGCAACCTCAAAAAAAAAGAGTCAAAAGTGCAACCTCTGAAAATGAGTGTTGTGTGAAACAGCAGATgattaatgttaataaaatggtCTTTAATAATTTAAGTGTTCATAACTTACATGGTGGACCAGAATGAGTCaattaagtgatgcaagttactgattattatgccgtttattatgtagaatgggaaaaaacaagaacttgaatttgggaCACTGGTGGTTAAGTCCGGGACAGTGTCAAGTACAATTCGGGACAGCTGCGGGactcaaagagaaaaaaaaagttaatttcgagccctgatgcggtatgtatgtgtgtgtgtgtgtgtgtgtgtgtgtgtgtgtgtgtgcgtatatatatatatatatatatatatatatatatatatatatatatatatatatatatatatatacacacacacacactttttgatcccatgagggaaatttggcatttaacccaatccgcgggaattagtgaaacacactcagcacacagtgaacacacagtgaggtgaagcacacactaatccaagccgcagtgagctgcctgcttcaacgggcggcagggggagcagtgaggggttaggtgccttgctcaagggcacttcagccgcccactggtcggggctcgaaccagcaaccctccggttacgaGTCCAGAGGGCTAACCAGTGGGCCTGGCTGCgtgcgtgcaggtgtgtgtgtgtgtgtgtgtgtgtgtttgtagtccTTGCAGACCAGGGATGGGCAACTGGCGGCCCTTCTCCTCACTCTTGTTTGTTAAGCAAGTTCTAGTATTTTTATAAAGTTTTTTCAAGTTATTGCCATGGCAACACTGTTCAACACTGTACAAATCCCTACACTGTTGACTTTTGCACTGTTGCCCATTGCATGAACTCATCATCCCCTTATCATGGTCAATCAGGCCCTACAGTTCAGCGCGGGATTGCAGGTATTGGGCATCATTTATttaagtcccgcaactctagccatcataatgcgagaaattcccgcaaaCATTTTATagcgctgtctgataacgttaatctaataatggagcggcgtGAATGtgggactattgactggacggaccaacttCTGAATTCAATTGAACGTagccccatgcagagacacacacacgcgcaggaccactttgcgggtgcctctctctctcagcaggatttgtcactgctcaagtcaaattatagcctaggtgcttctacatcaactgctAACTGACAGGAAAGgaagtttagcgatcaggaactgaATTGAAATTTTGCAATCACAGAAGCTTGCGAGCCTACAGTGGCCATGAGACACGAGgcaacatggatgtgttctccatctGAGGAAAGTTAgggaacatggatgtgttctccatctGAGGAGCATTCTAATCGATTACATAGAGTGGCCATGAGACAATGGaggtgcagcagtgtgtgtgtgtgtgtgtgtgtgtgtgtctcactttGGTCTGTTTCTTCTCGGTTGCGTAGACGATGGAGGTGCAGCAGACCTCTGCGATCTTCCGGCCCTCACCGTAGAATGACCAGCAGCAAATCTCGTCCCCGAGGACGTCCTTCATGAAGAGCACGCGCCCGTTAAAGCGCAGACCCAGCTTATCAAACAGCTCGATGTTCTTCAGCAGGTTATCGTCCGAGTTgctgaaaacacaaacacacacacacacacacacacacacacacacacatgcacacacacgcgcgcatgcaTACCATTACGCATgcaacacatgcacgcacacaccgcacacacacacgcacagacacacacacaaacacacacacgcacagacacacacacagtcaacttACTGGCTTATCCAGGTACCTTCAGCAGCAACCACTGATCTCAAACACCTCACAACATTTCTTCAGTTTATCCAGTAACCATAGTAACCTGGCTTCATAGTACACCATCTGGTCTAAGAGTAACCATAGTAACCTGGCTTCATAGTACACCATCTGGTCTAAGAGTAACCATAGTAACCTGGCTTCATACAGCttggacagccgtggcctactggttagcgcttcagacttgtaaccggagggttgctggttcgaaccccgaccagtaggcatggctgaagtacccttgagcaaggcacctaacccctcactgctccccgagcgccgctgttgatgcaggcagctcactgctctgggtaagtgtgtgcttcacctcactgtgtgttcactgtgtgctgagtgtgtttcactaattcacagattgggataaatgcagagaccaaatttccctcacaggatcaaaagagtatatatacttatacttacttagtACACCATCTGCACCATCTGGTCTAAGAGTAACCATAGTAACCTGGCTTCATAGTACACCATCTGGTCTAAGAGTATTTACTTCACTACATACCTTGTACTGTTCTAGAAGTGGTGTGAGAGTTTACTGGTGTATGACTGAGtttactggtgtgtgtgctggactgGTGTAAAAGCGCCGGAGTTTACTGGTGTGTGAGCGtttactggtgtgtgtgcgttgactggtgtgtgtgcgcgtgagttTACTGGTGTGTGAGCGtttactggtgtgtgtgcgttgactggcgtgtgtgtgcgttgactggtgtgtgagagcgtttcctggtgtgtgtgtgtgagcgctgactggtgtgtgtgagcgctgactggcgtgtgtgtgtgagcgctgactggtgtgtgtgtgagcgctgactggcgtgtgtgtgtgagcgcttactggtgtgtgtgagctgactgggtgtgtgtgtggcgcttactggtgtgtgtgtgtgagctggactggtgtgtgtgagcttgactggtgtgtgtgtgtgttcattgggTACCTGGTATAAGAGTATTTGTTGTTTCCTTTGGTTGTTTGGGTGGTGTGTGAGCCgcttactggtgtgtgtgtgtttgccgactggtgtgtgtgtgtgagcgctgactggtgtgtgtgtgtgagcgctgactggtgtgtgtgtgtgtgcgctgactggtgtgtgtgtgtgagcgctgactggtgtgtgtgtgtgagcgctgactggtgtgtgtgtgtgagcgctgactggtgtgtgtgagcgtttactggtgtgtgtgtgttcattgggTACCTGGTATAAGAGTACTTGTTGTTTCCTCGGTTGTTTTGTAGTTTCACCACAGGCtgtgaagagaaaagaaagctgCTTTTACCCACAATGCCTTTCACAcaactctccatctctcctaatctcctcctcctcctcctcctcctctcctactccatgtgtgtgtgcgtgcgtgtgtgtgcgtgtgcatgtgtgtgtctgtgtgcgtgtgtgtgcgtgtatagtgtagtggtgtgggtgtgggtgtgcgtatagtgtgtgtgtctgtgcgtgcgcgcatgtgtgtgtgtgtgtgcgtgcgtgcgtgtctgtatgtgcgcttctgtgtttctgtgtgtgtgtgtgtgtgtgtatagtgtagtgtgtgtatagtgtgtgtctgtgcgtgtgtagtggtgtgtgtgtgtgtgtgttctgtgcgtgcgtgcatgcgtgtgtgtgtgtgtgtgcgcgcgtgcgtgtgtgtctgtgtgtgcgcttctgtgtttctgtgtgcgtgtatagtgtagtgtgtgtatagtgtgtagtggtgtgtgtgtgtagtggtgtgtgtgtgtgtgtgtgtgtgtagtggtggtgtgtgtgtgtgtgtagtggtgtagtggtgtgtgtgtgtgtgtgtgtgtgtgtgtgtgtgtgttctggaggGGATAGTGGAAGTGATAGCAAGTTAGGGAAGTGAGTTGTTTGGGCTGTTTCAGTTTCCATGGCTGCGGCTGAGTTAAGTGCTGCCGTAGTAATCAGGGTTGAGTGTGTCGCCGTGTCAACGATGTATTGGAGTGAAATGACCACTGATCAGACAAATGACCTGATGTTGCGGAATTACATTATTTCAGAAGAGCATTTTTAAACCCAGAGAGtggtacctctctctctctctctctctctctctccctccatccatccatccatccatccctccctccctccctccctccctccctccatccctccatccctccatcaccTTCCTGCAGGTGGCGATCATCATCTGTTCCTCCTTGGCTGAGGTGATCATGGGGATACGACACATGCCCTCATACACACTCCTCCGcttctgtgcacacacacacactaaatatgACACATGCCCTCATACACACTCCTgcacttctgaacacacacacagattaaatTCTGCTTTTGAAATATGCACACAAATGTcattacagtcacacacacacacacacacacacacggtgtacCTGCAGGGTGGAGAGGCCGTGCTGGACGAGCCCTTGGACCCGGTAGAACTGAGCCTCCTTTAGAACCTCCTCCAGCTCCCGGGTGGAATCTGGCAGTGGAACCGTTCCGTCACGCAGGAAGTTTAGAACCAGCCCAAAGTGCCGTCCGCAGCGGTCCAACACTACCCAGCCTggcaagggcacacacacacacacacacacacacacacatacatttcacgcacacacacaccatttcaatATGATGAACAGATGAACATGGCACAAGCAAGGggacaggggagagaggagagcggggaatctctctcacacacacacacacacacacacacacacacactcacacacacacactctcacacacacacacactcacacacatacatttcattGCGACAATAATAACACCATTTCAATATGATGAACAGATGAACATGGTAATGTTAGtggggacagggagagaggagagcggggaatctcacacacacacacacacacacacacacactctcacacacacactctcacacacacacacctcacacacacacacactcacacacacctctcacacacacacactctcacacacatacatttcacgcacacacacaccatttcaatATGATGAACAGATGAACATGGCACAAGcaggggacagggagagaggagagcggggaatctcacacacacacacacacacacacacacacacacacacacacactctcactctcactctcacactctcacacacacacacacactctcacacacacacacacacactctcacacacacacacacactctcacacacacacacacactcacacacacacactcacacacacacacacacacactctcacacacactctcacactctcacacacacactcctcacacacacacacacacactccctcacacacacacacacactctcacacacacactctcacacacacacactctcacacacacacacacacacacactctcattactACTCTCACActaccacactcacacactggacactcacacacacacccctcacacacacactctcacacacacacacacacacacacacacactctcacacacactctcacacacactctcacacacactctcacacacacactcacacacacacaccacacacacacaccacacacacacactcacaccacacacactctcacacacacactcactcacacacactttcacacacacacacacacacacacacactcacacacacacacacctctcacacactactctcacacacacactactctcacacacacacacctcacactcactcacacttctCCTCACACCCCACTCTCATCAATTTTCAATaccacttctcacacacacacacaccacacacacactccttcacacacacggaGTCAATGGTGACCTCACACCTCTCCTCACGCCTCTCCTCAGATGTCCTCACAGCAGGCTGTCCTCACACCCTACAGGGTCAATGGTGACGGTGGTGTAGATGTTCAGAGGCTGTCCCTCCCCATGAGGGTCATTCAGCTCCACATACATACTTACTGCTGGCCAGCCCTGCGGCCGCCTTctcctcacgcacacacacaccgcccgcCGCCGGGCCAGCCGAGAGCTCCGACTCCACTCCTCCCCCTGACGCCTCAGCAGACAtcacctgtgcgtgtgtgtgtgtgtgtgtgtgtgtgtgtgtgtgtgtgtgtgcgtgtgttgtccAAAGCAACTGAAACACAAAAAGAGTGATGGTTAGGGTTCCTAACACGTCATATGGAGAACGAGCTAAGTGACCTAGTGGTCACTCCCTAGTAGTCACTCCACCCTAACCCTGCCGCTCGCACTTAAGTATACAGTTACAGACACACCGGAACCGGGCGGTCTCGTGCTGAAGGCGTGGGGGAGCGCTGAGGATTCAGCGTCGGAATCTTCCCGACTGTCTGAAACAGTCTGAGCAGAGTGGCGGATCACGAATTAGGTCAACCCCGGGAGCTCGGGAGCTCGAGCGCTCGACCGGACAGCATACGGACTCAGAGGATTGAGGCCTAGACCTACACGCTATGCGCCAAAGCTGGCGTGAAATGTCATTGTCTTCTTCCAAGAAAAAGTTAACGTTAAACTTAACTTCAAACGCGTCTGGTTATGTTTGTCTCTAACCTGTACGACTGTCATCACTAACACTGGCGTTAGCTGAAGCCTTATCAGCTACTAGAGTACGAGAGCTTAAGACTCAACTCACCGAGTGCAGCGCGTCTGTGTCTGCTCCACGGTACTTCAGACAGAATGGCAAAGTCTTAGAGCTACAAGAATGAAATAAGTACTCCAAATCTGCTCCGCATCCACATCAAGTACGCGAACATCAATTCAGCTGCGagatttctcttcctctttcttctttcGGCTCAGCTGAGTACAATGGCCACTTCCTGTTCTGCTCTTAGGGGCGGAAGCTGATTGGCGAGGCGCACGTCTGTCAACACATATCCATATCACAACTTCTCTGCAACGTCATCAGACTGCACCGAGCGGCCCGGCCCATCCCATATGAGACCCGCCTCCAATCATTGCAGTCTGATAAACTAGGTCAATTATGTTTTTCATACAATACAGCGATGCAACTCAAAACGATCGTGGAGGAACTGCGATGTGTGATCTCAATAAATAACAAGTTTTATCACACATTGTAAACTACAACAAAATATTTATAGTCAGCTTATCCCGTTTCCCAAATCCCGTTGggcagccgcggcccactggttagcactctggacttgtgacaggagggttgccggttcgagccccgaccagtgggccgtagctgaagtgcccttgagcaaggcacctaacccctcactgctccctgagcgccgtcgttgaagcaggcagctcactgcgctggggttagtgtgtgcttcacctcgctgtgtgttcactgtgtgctgtttgtgtttcactaacccactgattgggttaaatgcagagatcaaatttccctcacgggatcaaaaaagtatatatacttatacagatagcaagaggctggcagaccactgtcggtccattgggggcatagctggcggtccactggcattttgctcatcggttctctggcggtccgctggcgggttgcagacaaaattgcccaatatttttccactattggtctaaaatctttttcatttgttcagttacaGTTCAGtaattttattaacttttcttaatatttgtgacaagttaaatttaaagagatcGTGGTCCAACAGCGGAATACAAGTGTCACACCACCGGCGGCATACCAGCAGCGGTCTGCTATCTCCCAATCTGATTCTGCTATCTGGGTTATTGTCAAAAGTGACTGAAAAGTGTGCTATGTCTACCATAACAGTAACATAAGAGTGCCACTATAATAAAAGCATCCTGGATGTGTGTAATTTACCAAGATGGCAGTCACCACCATGGcagtctttcacacaaacatacgggtATTTGTGGGCGTAAAGGGCGTTTTGGGGAGGTAGCCTAACTGGGTACgccatgctgttggaggtgcaaacaagtgctgcattgccattgagatcacatagTAACCCAGATAGCAGAATCAGATAGCGGGCCGCTGGAGGTATGCCGCTGTAGTCCGCCGCTGGTGGTATGCTGCTGGTGGCGTACGTGCCACTTGTAGTCCGCTGTTGGACCACCAtgtctttaaatttaacttgtcatgaacattaagaaaagttaataaaatgatatatggagtataactgaacaaatgaaaaagattttagaccaatagtggcaaagtattgggcaatttgtctgcaacccgccagagaaccgatgagcaaaatgccagcggactGCCAACCaatgttgggagtaatgcattaaaaaagtaatgtaattacagtaatgcattgctttttgctgtaatgcagtaatgtaaggcattactaatacaatttcagtaatattttacacggtacaattctcagtaactgaagttactttgctttttaatccaaaattgagaaatgctcaattggcaccagggaagattatccaagaattaaaaaaagtaatctatgctggtcctggaatttgattgccttgtttagatgactgtagaaagggaatttgagttatctctgccattcatgcaacagatctaacatggttaggctatacttctcatttcaagcagtgagaataactaaaatgtttcttttacagacaaagatcaTAGCCATTATTCTCTaactatttgcattaagtctacaccactgtaagtggaaggaaaggcaaccagcaatgatgagaaccatttaaagtcaacatacaatttcactatggctatattttactacattaagttgtgagtgacctttggcctttggggcctacattgtcccataagccataactgcaaccattatattgttcttttgttagccttaagcctagctcagtcatgtttgaagacctacgttacaaagtttgaaataagtttctaagttaaactgttcaagagaaattgcgtttGGAAAAGTGGTAaacggaataataataactagaaatgcaattccaaggaattaccagtgcatgaaaatgctaaagttgtgatgtaaaatatcatgtatagttaaaacagataatacagagatggttactacggtgatgctaggatagacatggtggttgcatagcttaataaaagttgatagtttaaaagtagactgtttaaaagctgaatgtagatagtttaaaagttgttgatagacagtagatagtttaaaagttgttgatagacagctagtttaatagttTAATTCCTTGAATTtaccctggggatcaataaagtatctatctatctatctatctatctaatagatagtttaatgatagtttaaaagtagaccgtttaaaagttgaaggtaaatagtttaaaagttgttgacagactggaagtttaatgaatgttgatattcaaatagtttaatggctgtgtataggtagatatttgacgataactgaaagttggaatggctctaatgtttgctagcagttatgctaaggtttttaactatgctaaccatgctacttagctaatgttttatagcagtgctagcaatgctaacatgctaaccatgctacttagctaacttaactaacgttttctagtagtgttaatttcgtcagacgagacgagaggaaatatgctCGCCAATCGaatttttttcatgactaagaggAGACGATGacgacggcagtaatgtcctgaaacactgactaagactatcttaagatgcattattgttgacgaaaaaagacgagactaaaatgttttgcatgaaataaaaactaagataaaatctcgtctacaaaatgagaagacagaatatctagctgtgttcaaaatattccgaattaGTTTATacacaacagctttcctgtaggctagtctaccctgtggctgcaacacgaaactacatggaaaaAGAACacgcaagctaactacctaagctttatgccacaatgctacttacccagaagttgaagcttctctcaaacaaattaacatcccccagaatgtccatacgaaaatgttcatcatgtaatgtcaactattttactagttagactgatgatgcaaagtttgctagcaagtaagctaatatggaaagttcgctagccagttagctatggctaagacggAGAgtttgtttggggaatgtgttgtgtttgggcgcatatcgccatctagcgtggcggagtaaaacattaatacttgggtctacgacagtgtttctcaaactttttcagaagaaggaccacttaactaaccctagctaaaaaaaaaaaaaaagattagacctacttcaacagtatattagtctacacaataggcctactcactgaactaccttgcttattgtctttgcactttgcaatattgaaccaacttgtatgtaaatccaaacagttctgcaacactgtctatgtaagatatgtttaaatcatacagtatgaatcctccGTCACAATAAGCAAACAActaatttatattatattttaccacgtctgctcgcggaccacttgggatagcttacgGACCACCagtggaccacactttgagaaacactggactACGaatatcatgacagtggtccagtcaaatcttttactgtttatggtcaaatcccagccgagctataactgtagcctAACTAAAATGACtaaagatacctttagttttcttttgactaaaactagactaaaatgacgagacttttagtcgactaaaacttgactaacaaaaatgatatttgaatgactaaatatgacaaagactaaaaaggacatttcgtcaaaagactaagactaagactaaattaaaaataggtgacaaaatttacactattttctagcagttttgctaaacat comes from the Alosa alosa isolate M-15738 ecotype Scorff River chromosome 22, AALO_Geno_1.1, whole genome shotgun sequence genome and includes:
- the kctd13 gene encoding BTB/POZ domain-containing adapter for CUL3-mediated RhoA degradation protein 1 produces the protein MCRIPMITSAKEEQMMIATCRKPVVKLQNNRGNNKYSYTSNSDDNLLKNIELFDKLGLRFNGRVLFMKDVLGDEICCWSFYGEGRKIAEVCCTSIVYATEKKQTKVEFPEARIFEETLNILIYENGRSSGPGGVALLESGMSSSPGAGQSEEEGAAGGGDRRVRRIHVRRHIMHDERGHGQQTVYKD